A stretch of the Myxococcus guangdongensis genome encodes the following:
- a CDS encoding TIGR02996 domain-containing protein, whose translation MTDSFEHITAIRDQPEDDGPRLALANVLTQRGDPRGEFIDMQCALVRYPDDVEVQDTLLARTSDLLDEHEEAWLEPLGLKPQEVEWSRGFVDTVTLTPRRLEEVGHLLSRGAPVRTLSLRGLFGNAAWLEQALASPLLDVITVLDLNGCDLRADAGEVFARATGLSRLRELHLRNNLLGFQGARELASATALGALTHLDLYDNAISPGGMRGLVRSPHLAHLRELHVGSQAARGEQPDELIGDGGVHELARATHMTQLKVLGLEWSGITFKGAQHLSSARHLTGLRKLSIQGNSVWQSGARALVERMPRLEALNIEGNALGVTGMRVVASGMNQLTSLDMSDNGAGAAKALLGATQLTGLRELRLGFNELDDGAASTLASLAHLSGLTTLDLRGNAIRARGTSALVNAPSMARLTSLDLSRNPIGRWGAEALATAPSLELLSTLRLAETALDAHGVRALLASPHLHRLTELDLGFNPIGDEGAMALAEANHLSRLHTLELREAGLGEAGVKALAQAPHLSGLMALLLHDNPLTEAALRALGTATWSASVQELGLGCAWLHERPAQAEALLAELSLAMPGVLLNASVWRPRSRMRPGGRKRRAH comes from the coding sequence TTGACGGACTCCTTCGAGCACATCACGGCGATTCGCGACCAGCCGGAGGACGATGGTCCACGGCTCGCGCTGGCCAACGTGCTCACCCAGCGGGGCGACCCCCGGGGTGAGTTCATCGACATGCAGTGCGCGCTCGTGCGCTACCCGGATGACGTCGAAGTCCAGGACACGCTCCTCGCGCGCACCTCCGACCTCCTGGACGAACACGAGGAGGCGTGGCTGGAGCCCCTGGGCCTGAAGCCCCAAGAAGTGGAGTGGTCACGCGGCTTCGTCGACACGGTGACGCTGACACCTCGAAGGCTCGAGGAGGTCGGCCACCTGCTCTCGCGCGGCGCGCCCGTACGGACGCTGTCGCTGCGCGGGCTCTTCGGGAACGCGGCGTGGCTCGAGCAGGCGCTGGCGTCCCCGTTGCTCGACGTCATCACGGTGCTGGACCTCAATGGCTGTGACCTGAGAGCCGACGCGGGCGAGGTGTTCGCGCGGGCCACCGGGCTCTCCCGCCTTCGTGAACTGCACCTGAGGAACAACCTCCTGGGCTTCCAGGGAGCCCGAGAGCTCGCGTCAGCCACCGCCCTGGGCGCATTGACGCATCTGGACCTGTACGACAACGCCATCAGCCCCGGAGGGATGCGAGGCCTCGTGAGGTCGCCCCACCTCGCCCACCTGCGCGAACTCCACGTCGGCTCTCAAGCGGCGCGCGGCGAGCAACCCGACGAGCTCATCGGGGACGGCGGTGTCCACGAGCTGGCCCGGGCCACGCACATGACGCAGCTGAAGGTGCTCGGCCTCGAGTGGAGCGGCATCACCTTCAAGGGCGCCCAGCACCTCTCCTCGGCGCGCCATCTCACAGGCCTGCGCAAGCTCTCGATACAGGGCAACAGCGTCTGGCAGTCCGGAGCCCGCGCCCTGGTCGAGCGCATGCCCCGGTTGGAGGCGTTGAACATCGAGGGCAATGCCCTGGGCGTCACGGGGATGCGGGTGGTGGCCTCCGGGATGAACCAGCTCACGTCCTTGGACATGAGCGACAATGGAGCGGGCGCCGCGAAGGCCCTGCTCGGAGCCACCCAACTGACGGGCTTGCGCGAGCTGCGGCTGGGCTTCAATGAGCTGGATGACGGGGCCGCGTCGACGCTCGCGAGCCTCGCACACCTCTCGGGACTCACCACGCTCGACCTTCGCGGGAACGCCATCAGAGCCCGGGGCACGAGCGCGCTCGTCAACGCGCCGTCGATGGCACGACTGACAAGCCTGGACCTGAGCAGAAATCCCATCGGCAGATGGGGCGCCGAGGCGCTCGCCACCGCGCCCTCCCTGGAGCTGCTCTCGACGCTGCGGCTGGCGGAGACCGCTCTCGACGCTCACGGCGTCCGAGCGCTGCTCGCCAGCCCTCACCTCCATCGGCTGACGGAGCTCGACCTCGGCTTCAATCCCATCGGAGACGAGGGCGCCATGGCCCTGGCGGAGGCAAACCACCTCTCCCGCCTCCACACCCTGGAGCTGCGGGAAGCCGGCCTGGGTGAGGCCGGCGTGAAGGCCCTCGCCCAGGCCCCTCATCTGTCGGGGCTTATGGCCCTCTTGCTTCACGACAACCCGCTCACCGAAGCGGCCTTGCGCGCGCTCGGCACCGCGACCTGGTCCGCGTCCGTCCAGGAGCTGGGACTCGGCTGCGCGTGGCTGCATGAACGGCCCGCGCAGGCGGAAGCGCTGCTCGCGGAGCTCTCCCTCGCGATGCCGGGCGTCCTGCTCAACGCGTCGGTGTGGAGGCCTCGCTCACGGATGCGCCCCGGCGGACGCAA